AATGTCACCGCCGGACTTGCGCTCTGTTCGCTTGGCCTGATGATCGGCATGGGTATCCGCCAGCAGGGCTTCGCCAACTTCCTGCATGTCTTCGCTCCTCCCGGAGTCCCCGCCTGGCTGATGCCGCTCATGGTGGTCGTGGAAATCGTCAGTTTCCTGATCCGCCCCTTCGCGCTGACCATTCGTCTTTTCGCCAACATGCTTGCCGGCCACGCCGTGGTCGCCGTACTGTTCGGCCTTATCGTTGCGCCACTCTTCGCCTTCCCATCCATCGCAGTCGCTACCGGCGTTACTCTGCTCGAAATCCTTGTGGCCCTGATCCAGTCGTACATCTTCGTGATGCTCACGGCCGTCTTCATGGGCTTGACCATGCACCCGTCGCACTAACGCGTTTAGGGTACGGCTGTGCGAACTTCGATGATCACTGGGCGCCACGCTCCCGCGTGCTCAGATTTGCAATTTCCAGTCATTCTCAATAGACAATCAACCGGAGACGTTAGAAAATGCCACTGAACCTCCACCTCCTCGGTGCAGCCATTGGTGCGGGTATGTTTGCCATCGGCGCAGGATACGGAATCGGACGCATCGGCAGCGCGGCCATGGAAGCCATTGCCCGCCAGCCAGAAGCCGCCGGCAAAATCCAGGGTGCCGCCCTTGTCATGGCTGGTCTCGTGGAAGGCGCCGCCTTGTTTTCCTTCCTGATTCAGATT
The sequence above is a segment of the bacterium genome. Coding sequences within it:
- the atpE gene encoding ATP synthase F0 subunit C, with protein sequence MPLNLHLLGAAIGAGMFAIGAGYGIGRIGSAAMEAIARQPEAAGKIQGAALVMAGLVEGAALFSFLIQILVWTK